One part of the Rutidosis leptorrhynchoides isolate AG116_Rl617_1_P2 chromosome 1, CSIRO_AGI_Rlap_v1, whole genome shotgun sequence genome encodes these proteins:
- the LOC139854213 gene encoding uncharacterized protein — protein MGKNSAGKSKKAPQTQSRVSRSRTIGKEETNESSDDDAISKRSHIPAEGETKDVRSDVVPETIDTQQKINKDSQEHDHVSIHGTSETDNDDDEQVPRVSCSATCSDETGGEREGNKAMENKVYESVVEGDDDIDVVIPLSSILTDLGCNLGQVYYQNYPTEASEIYNNTLYGYFLGKRVAYPVVKNYVTNVWSKYGLDKIMMNDKGFFFFHFDSEKGVKDVLENGPWIIRTMPIILNKWSPDASLTKENLSKVPVWVKLYDIPLAGFTEDGLNAIASKIGRPMMLDSYTSTICVEFWSRPNYAPAMIEVSSDVDLKEAIRVATPSLDGGNRTLDTVRVAYEWKPPRCGGCKIFGHKDAQCPHNIPIVEEKKKVDDEGFQEVSKKPSKGHGQNVHGKGKDGFYVGREKAKQVYRQVTKGKDTVGENAPKEKQTYGPSKLTSDYLYVGNSFSALDKLQGEVEVTENGADNGQEQKDESDVEFDDNDTGSFMENKKSEGASTPGKRFPMFSLASWNIRGLNRIWYWSSNSSLCQGGTRIIIGWDPDVVDIMVIAMSDQAIHCLVKARNDTQQFYVSFVYGHNYYVQRRVLWCELGMHKRFVGDRPWVVMGDFNVSLRLEESSSGASNMTIAMRDFQECVDGAGLSDVNHIAHPDFKNVVTNGWGLEIHGCRMYQVVKRLHALKKPLRKLTWLKGNLHVRVIELRAKLDAAQSDLDSNPHSVEHREVERATLSEYNSGVLEEELFLKQKSKIDWLRAGDCNSAYFHSVVRGRTHRARIQSILDENGILVEGSDVAKKFVNHFEKILGTSHDVNDLDRPGGLFRKVVSNEKAAMMIHPVTTSEVKGAIFDIGTDNLPGPDGYSSEFFKASWEIIGEDMSKVVIDFFHNG, from the exons ATGGGTAAGAATTCTGCGGGCAAGTCAAAGAAGGCCCCGCAAACCCAATCAAGGGTTTCGCGAAGCCGTACGATTGGAAAAGAGGAGACAAACGAGAGTAGCGATGATGATGCTATATCAAAAAGGTCTCATATTCCGGCAGAAGGGGAAACAAAAGATGTAAGATCGGATGTTGTTCCAGAAACAATCGATACTCAACAAAAAATAAATAAGGATAGTCAGGAGCATGATCACGTAAGTATACATGGTACTTCTGAaactgataatgatgatgatgagcagGTTCCTAGGGTATCATGTTCGGCTACATGTTCTGATGAAACTGGAGGAGAACGTGAGGGGAATAAGGCAATGGAAAACAA AGTTTATGAGTCTGTGGTCGAGGGTGATGATGACATTGATGTTGTGATACCATTGTCGTCA ATCCTTACTGATTTGGGCTGCAACTTGGGCCAAGTATATTACCAAAATTACCCAACAGAGGCATCTGAAATATACAATAATACATTGTACGGGTACTTTCTTGGAAAAAGGGTTGCGTACCCGGTGGTGAAGAATTATGTTACGAATGTATGGAGTAAGTATGGCCTTGACAAGATCATGATGAACGATAAAGGTTTCTTCTTTTTTCACTTTGATTCAGAAAAAGGAGTTAAGGATGTCTTGGAAAATGGTCCTTGGATTATTCGAACGATGCCAATAATTTTAAACAAGTGGTCACCGGATGCATCTTTGACGAAGGAGAACCTTTCAAAGGTTCCAGTATGGGTGAAATTGTATGACATACCACTGGCCGGGTTCACTGAGGATGGATTAAATGCAATTGCTTCAAAGATTGGTCGTCCTATGATGTTGGATTCTTACACGAGCACTATATGTGTAGAATTTTGGAGTAGGCCTAACTATGCACCAGCTATGATTGAGGTTTCGTCGGATGTTGATCTTAAGGAGGCTATAAGAGTTGCAACGCCGAGCTTAGATGGTGGTAATCGAACTTTGGATACTGTTAGAGTGGCTTATGAATGGAAGCCTCCAAGATGTGGTGGATGTAAGATTTTTGGTCACAAGGATGCGCAATGTCCTCATAATATCCCTATTGTGGAAGAGAAGAAAAAGGTTGATGACGAAGGATTTCAAGAAGTTAGTAAAAAACCATCTAAAGGACATGGTCAGAATGTGCATGGGAAGGGGAAAGATGGATTTTATGTGGGAAGAGAAAAAGCAAAACAAGTGTATAGGCAAGTTACAAAAGGGAAAGATACTGTTGGAGAAAATGCTCCAAAAGAAAAGCAAACATATGGACCTAGTAAACTAACGAGTGATTATTTATATGTTGGGAATTCATTTTCTGCTTTGGATAAATTACAAGGTGAAGTCGAAGTTACGGAAAATGGGGCCGATAATGGGCAGGAACAAAAAGATGAGAGTGATGTTGAGTTCGATGATAACGACACTGGAAGCTTTATGGAAAATAAAAAATCTGAGGGTGCAAGCACACCCGGTAAAAGGTTTCCAATGTTTAGCCTAGCATCATGGAATATTCGGGGTCTTAATCGT ATATGGTATTGGTCATCTAATAGCAGCTTATGTCAAGGTGGCACCCGAATTATTATTGGGTGGGATCCGGATGTAGTGGATATTATGGTCATCGCTATGTCTGATCAAGCGATTCATTGTTTGGTAAAAGCTAGGAATGATACACAACAGTTCTATGTCTCGTTTGTATATGGGCATAATTATTATGTTCAAAGACGTGTTCTTTGGTGTGAGTTAGGCATGCACAAACGATTTGTTGGAGATCGTCCGTGGGTGGTGATGGGTGACTTTAATGTGTCGTTGAGATTGGAGGAGTCGTCTAGTGGAGCATCGAACATGACGATTGCAATGAGAGATTTTCAAGAGTGTGTGGATGGGGCTGGCCTATCGGATGTTAATCACATTG CTCATCCTGATTTCAAGAATGTAGTTACGAATGGTTGGGGTCTTGAGATACATGGATGTCGTATGTATCAAGTGGTGAAAAGACTTCATGCATTAAAGAAGCCGCTTCGGAAACTAACATGGTTAAAAGGTAATTTACATGTTAGAGTTATTGAGCTGCGTGCAAAGTTGGATGCTGCCCAAAGTGATTTAGATTCAAACCCTCATTCGGTGGAGCATCGAGAGGTTGAAAGAGCAACTTTAAGTGAGTATAATTCAGGGGTTCTAGAGGAAGAATTATTCCTAAAACAGAAATCGAAAATCGATTGGCTTCGAGCAGGTGATTGCAATTCAGCTTATTTTCATAGTGTTGTTCGGGGACGTACACATCGTGCTAGAATTCAATCTATTTTGGATGAGAATGGGATCTTAGTTGAGGGGTCTGATGTGGCAAAGAAGTTCGTAAACCATTTTGAAAAAATTTTAGGTACCTCTCATGATGTAAATGATTTGGACCGACCAGGAGGTTTGTTTCGAAAGGTGGTGTCGAATGAAAAAGCGGCTATGATGATTCATCCTGTTACTACTAGTGAAGTTAAAGGAGCTATATTTGACATTGGTACTGATAATTTGCCAGGGCCGGATGGGTATAGTTCGGAGTTCTTTAAAGCTTCATGGGAGATTATTGGGGAAGACATGTCAAAGGTTGTGATTGATTTTTTTCACAATGGATAG
- the LOC139854219 gene encoding uncharacterized protein — translation MDYEMRKDHVFSISINGQLHGFFKGKRGLRQGDPMSPYLNTLVMEVLTLMLQLHAQESGAFRFHPKCEKLGIINVCFADDLFLFSHANTNSVSIIAATLEEFKQCSGLAPSMEKSMAFFANVSQIIKNAILTILPFDEGKLPVRYLGVPLVSSSLLHHGCKVLVDRVRCKIQDWKNKFLSFVGRVQLIISVLTSMPIYWQSVSMLPKAIIKEIEALMRDFLWIQGEYKRGKAKVKWSTVCLPRDEGGLGIKRFNEWNRGLMTSHIWFLLTCKESLWVQWVHAYHLRGTNFWRLPKVAGASVGWRKLLAIRDMVLDRFIYKIGDRTSISAWHDCWCDLGPLDKVISNRAIHSAGFNHNTTVSEIVSDGGWTWPSNCGILYPQLQHVSVLLLHHGSDVVQWHNYEGDLQDFRVSSVWQVLRNRADQAVVDSLCPIAAKRNDPIIMSKLMFGATVYNIWRERNDRLFKKKSKSPSQVFDDIFAVIRLKIMSIKWKNSSQVQEMKADWKVP, via the exons ATGGATTATGAGATGCGTAAGGACCACGTTTTTTCTATTTCTATTAATGGCCAGTTGCATGGGTTTTTTAAAGGAAAAAGAGGATTGCGACAGGGTGATCCTATGTCCCCTTATTTAAACACGCTTGTGATGGAGGTTCTTACATTAATGCTACAACTACATGCTCAAGAATCTGGAGCTTTTCGATTTCATCCCAAATGCGAAAAGTTAGGTATTATTAACGTGTGTTTTGCAGATGATTTATTTTTGTTCTCTCATGCAAATACAAACTCTGTAAGTATCATAGCCGCGACTCTTGAGGAGTTTAAGCAGTGCTCGGGATTGGCCCCAAGTATGGAAAAAAGCATGGCGTTTTTCGCTAATGTCTCTCAGATTATAAAGAATGCTATTCTCACTATTCTTCCTTTTGACGAGGGAAAACTTCCAGTGAGGTACTTGGGAGTACCGTTGGTTTCGTCTAGTCTTTTACACCACGGCTGTAAGGTGCTTGTTGATCGTGTGAGATGTAAAATCCAAGATTGGAAGAATAAGTTCTTATCATTTGTGGGCAGAGTACAATTAATTATCTCAGTGTTAACATCTATGCCAATTTATTGGCAATCAGTGTCTATGCTTCCAAAGGCTATCATTAAGGAGATTGAGGCATTGATGCGTGATTTTCTTTGGATTCAAGGGGAGTATAAGCGTGGAAAGGCTAAAGTGAAGTGGTCAACGGTATGCTTACCTAGAGACGAAGGTGGGTTAGGGATCAAAAGATTTAATGAGTGGAATAGGGGGCTTATGACTTCGCATATTTGGTTCTTGCTTACTTGTAAGGAATCTTTGTGGGTCCAGTGGGTGCATGCGTATCATCTTAGGGGTACTAACTTTTGGAGACTTCCAAAAGTTGCGGGTGCTAGTGTTGGATGGCGAAAATTACTTGCTATTCGGGACATGGTATTAGACAGATTTATTTATAAAATAGGTGATCGTACCTCTATTTCAGCATGGCATGACTGTTGGTGTGACTTGGGTCCTCTTGATAAGGTTATTTCTAATAGAGCGATTCATAGTGCAGGGTTTAACCATAATACTACTGTGAGTGAGATTGTTAGCGATGGTGGATGGACATGGCCTTCGAACTGCGGTATTTTATACCCACAACTCCAGCATGTTTCGGTTCTATTGTTGCATCATGGGTCGGACGTGGTTCAATGGCACAACTATGAAGGAGATCTTCAAGACTTCAGGGTTAGTTCGGTATGGCAAGTGTTACGTAATAGAGCGGATCAG GCTGTGGTTGATAGTTTATGTCCAATAGCTGCGAAAAGGAATGATCCTATTATTATGTCTAAGCTGATGTTTGGTGCGACGGTTTATAATATTTGGAGGGAGAGAAATGACAGATTATTTAAGAAGAAGTCCAAGTCTCCATCGCAAGTCTTTGATGATATATTTGCGGTGATTAGGTTGAAAATCATGTCGATTAAGTGGAAAAATTCTAGTCAAGTGCAAGAGATGAAGGCAGATTGGAAAGTCCCGTAA